A region from the Branchiostoma lanceolatum isolate klBraLanc5 chromosome 2, klBraLanc5.hap2, whole genome shotgun sequence genome encodes:
- the LOC136427826 gene encoding ketohexokinase-like — translation MSATGKQRERVLMVGLLCQDILNLVHHYPAEDEDVRCVDQFWQKGGNAANSACVLSSLGETTEYLGAVSSRAEASSALQELQDFSVLTEHVVYSDRPIPTSCVIINMQTGSRTIVHGARNMAELTAEDFSNLDLHQYKWIHFEGRNTAEVCKMMGIVEEYNNNVATLDDVITLSTECEKPKYKMGDLIPKVDVLFVSKEYAESCGFCNAEETVKKLRQRVKKGCTVLCAWGDQGADGITSEGTHYHCQAFPPEKVVDTLGAGDTFNASVIWGLCRGTGLEEALRLGCRVAGQKCGQVGYKNLHS, via the exons ATGTCAGCGACAGGGAAGCAAAGGGAAAGAGTTCTGATGGTTGGTCTGCTGTGTCAAGACATTCTTAATCTGGTACATCACTATCCGGCAGAGGATGAGGACGTTAG GTGTGTGGACCAGTTCTGGCAGAAAGGTGGGAATGCAGCCAACAGTGCCTGTGTCCTGTCCAGTCTGGGAGAGACCACCGAGTACCTGGGGGCAGTGTCCTCTAGGGCTGAGGCAAG TTCAGCCCTGCAGGAGCTGCAGGACTTTAGTGTGCTGACAGAACACGTGGTGTACTCTGACCGTCCCATACCAACCTCATGTGTCATCATCAACATGCAGACTGGCTCCAGGACGATAGTTCATGGTGCCAG AAACATGGCAGAATTAACAGCAGAGGATTTCAGCAATCTGGACCTTCATCAGTATAAATGGATTCACTTTGAG GGCAGGAACACTGCAGAAGTTTGCAAGATGATGGGAATTGTTGAGGAGTACAACAATAACGTGGCAACCCTTGATGATGTCATCACTTTGTCTACTGAGTGTGAGAAGCCCAAGTACAAGATGGGAGACCTCATTCCTAAAGTAGATGTG CTGTTTGTGTCTAAAGAGTATGCAGAAAGCTGTGGTTTCTGCAATGCAGAGGAAACAGTGAAGAAGCTGCGGCAGAGAGTAAAAAAAGG GTGCACTGTGCTGTGTGCATGGGGCGACCAAGGAGCTGATGGTATCACTTCTGAGGGAACACACTACCATTGCCAGGCCTTCCCCCCAGAGAAGGTGGTGGATACTCTAGGTGCCGGGGACACCTTTAACGCTTCTGTAATCTGGGGCCTCTGTAGAGGCACTGGGTTGGAGGAAGCACTCAGGCTGGGATGTAGAGTAGCAGGGCAGAAATGTGGACAGGTTGGATATAAAAATCTGCACAGCTGA